TAATCTTGGGAAATGAGCTGAATTTTGAACATAGAACACTTTGTATATCTTCTGAAAAAGTCAATGATAACTCTCTCCCCCAGCATCTTATGGTTCAGGCTTCCCTGCTCTGTACCTGCCATTACTTTCTACTCCAAGTTCGCCCACTGGCCCCTCAGGAGCAGAGTCGGCTACTAGCCAACAGCCTCTTCGCATGTGGAATTGCCACCTCCTTGCAGAGCAGCCTTGGCACCAGGTATTTGTACAGATAATGGTTCCTCCTTGAATATGGAGGCTCAACAGAGCTGGGCACACAAGCCTAAAGCATAAACTTGTCCATAGATAGACACATGGTACAGTCTCCTAAATTTGCTCTTATTCCTTGTTATGTAGGCTGCCTCTTGTCCAAGCACCCACCTTCGAATTACTTATCCCAGCGCTGATTCTCAACAAGCACCCACCAGAGAATGAGACATCTAAAAATGGTGAGATGATGTTCAGAATTTTACAGAGCTGAAAGCAAAAAGTATTAGAACAAATTTGGGTAGGACCTTATCCCTCCcacaaatggaaaatgtaaatcCCAGAAGGCTGATAACCAATATGCAGAGGGTTATACTGTTCTTTTATCAAAAACCTCTAGAACTTCACTTTAACCCCTTCCACCTTGAGAAACACATCTGTACCCATAACCAAAAAGCCCATCACCATCCCCTAAAGTGCAACATGGTGCAAAACACTGTGACCACCAAAGTGGCCTCCAAAGCTGCTATGCAAACAGTGTTCCACAAAATGACATAGTGCTTCTGGAACTTCAAGGAATTTTGGTATACAAGGTGAGGGTGGTAATGTCTCTCCAGGAAACCTACAACACCATTATCTCCTGTGGAGAAGAGTTATTGGCAGATGGAGCTGACATAGGAAAGGTAAGGGCTTATCGAATTATAAGATGACCTATGTGATCACACAGAATATTGTAAGTGGAATTCAGTTGACCAATTTATTAAGAAAGGGGTGTCCAGGTAATAGTGAACCAACAGACTGCAGGCACGTGTGTCACACCATGGGAGTCAGTTTCATGGCTATATATTCAGAAGTACACAGTATACTACAATAAACcacaataaatattaattgaaattgGAGTTCCTTATATACAAGTTCTGTTTGACATACAGCAACTTAAGTCttaataactgatttcagtattTTAACGAGTGTGAAATCAATTAACACTTGTGCTGTGAAACAGATACAATTACATACGGCAGGAAGATACAATGTTAAACTCCAGTGGGTGCATGTCCTATAAAAATAACAGTCTGCCCAGAGAATGAATGCATGCCATTTATGTTGGCAAACTTAAGTGAATTGACTATGTGCCATGAAGAGTAGGATAAAATGACagataattaattattaatcagatCCAATGTGTGTAAATACTGAATTTTGCCAGTCCAAGTTGTACTTGCAATAACAGATCACGGGTCAGAAATGACTGACATTCTAATCTAGAATGTAGAACTCCCATCAACCTTCTGCCAACTCTGTAATAATTGCCCAAGGTTGTTTATCATTGTTCCTGCTCAAAATAACACATTCCATTATCACAACTCTGAGGGACTATAAGCTATTCAGTTACCTAACATTGTATATGGTAGAAAAGTTACAAAATCTGTAAAAGGCCTCCTTGATGCCTActaatccttctcctcctcctcttcttgtAGACACTCAGGGATCTCTGTTCTGCAAAGGTAATGGGTGTGAGAAGCTGCAGCGAGGCATCCAACCAGTCAGGGAGGtgggtaaagcattctacaaacTGCTATCATACAAGGGGGCTCCAAAAAGGACACAACTTCTGAAACACAAGTTTGAGTAAATACTGTTGTTTCCTGCAGGTTTCTGGGGCACTTGTGATTTCAGGAGGGCTGCAGGCTTTCTTTGGTGTCTCTGGTCTGTGCGGCTGGATCCTGCAGAACTGTGGTCCTGTGATTCTAGCGAGCACCCTCTCCATTATTGGTCTCTCTTGCTACAAACCAGCAGCCTTGTTTTGCTCAACAAACTGGGCTATTTCCTTGTTGTATGTATGCCACTCAGTGACAAATGAATCCCATTGCTCCCTTGTCTTATACCTATTGTAATCAGCCAGTTATCGTCAATGGATTTTGACCAGTTCACTGGTAGAAACATTTTAGGTGTTTAAGAAAAAGAAGGTGAGAAATTACACGAGTTCTGGACATAGTGGGACTACAAAGAATGTTAAAGCTCTGTTATTCTTTCTTGGTTGAAAAGAAAGTGCAATGGCATAGAGTGGCAGCTGTCATAAAAGCATCTGCAAAAAGActggatgtgggatagcaggtattgtagggagagatggtgcctatagtaacagtgggataatagtgtctgggaaagaactgtggctgtgggatagcaggtatagtagggagagatggtgcctatagtaacagtgggataatagtgtctgggaaaggactgtggctgtgggatagcaggtatagtagggagagatggtgtctacagtaacagtgggatgatagtctctgggaagggactgtgcatgtgagacagcaggtatagtagggagagatggtgcctatagtagcagtaggataatagacTCTCGGAAGGGACTtgggatgtgggatagcaggtatagtaggtagagatggtgtctgTATTACCAATTGGAATACCAGTATCTGTAATGGTACTGCAGGCATAGCAAAAGCACAGAAGACAGCACAGAGATAggaggacaagatgtagacaataGAGAAAGATGGCAGCAGTAACACTTCATGTAAGTAATGCACATGAGTTGTACAGATGAAGAGCTATTGGTTGGACAgtcctactatatatataaataattgtgccTCCCAGAGTCCATTTTCCCCAAAAGAGGAGCATTGATGAAATATTACAGATTACCCAGTGGTGATTCTATTTTGTAGACTCATCTCGCTAACTGCCTTCCTGTCCCAGACATTGCGCTCATGCCACCTGCCTGTTTGCACATGGAAGAGGAAGGAGGGAGTGATAAAGAAATATGTGCCAATATTCCGCATGTTGTCAGTAAGTTCTTTAAAGACTAAACTGTTCACTAgcataaatgaaatataatgtgcTATTAATGGACACGATATCCGTGAATCTGCATGTGAGTTGTGCAACCTCAATTAActgaaataattatattaatatgtacaaatgttttttgttactGACCCTTTATGTATCACTGTTTTTTCCAACAGATATTTATGCCAGTTACATGTATCATAATTGCCTCTAAAATTCTGGAACATATTGGTGAGCTCCCAGCATTTCCTGTTGCTGTTAGATTAGAGCACAATGGATCCATGTTGGCAGAAGAtggaactcaagattcttatttTAACCTTGGAGAGAACAAAACCCAACTGAGCCCTTGGTTTCAAGTTCCATCTATAGGTATGAGGGACTTAATACAGTATGTCACTAGAATGAGCTGAATTCGGACACAGTTTATTTTGTTCCAAAGTGTGACTTTTACAACCTAGAAGTTTCTTTACAGTCACATAGGAACTACTGAGTTATCTAACAATATATATCATCCAACAGACACATGTTAAATGTTGTAGTTCAGGTCTGCTCTCTTTAGGCAAGCCTGGAGTATTACAGATTTAACATCCATTGTCTGATAATGCTCTAGTCTAGTCAGAGGCTGATTTTTTATTAACTCTGGCATGCATTGCAAAAATGATATCTCCCATGGTGTCATAGCGTGTTACTTTACTTCTCCATGCAGGTGCCTGGGGTTGGCCAGAGTTCAGTCTCCAGACTCTCAGTGTGGGCATTGCTATGGCTTTGACTTCTACCATTTCTTCTATGGGTTGTTATGTCTTATGTGCTCGCATACTGTGCTGCCCCACCATTCCTCATCATGCATCCAACCGTGGAATCTCTATTGAAGGAGTTGGGAATGTCCTGTCAGGACTTCTGGGTAGTGTCTGTGGAGCAGGATCCAGCATCCCCAATGCCGGActggttggccatacacaggtaaaatggctgattttttttatgttctgtgCCTCAGAGAGCCTCATTGGCATCTGGCCCTGACTGACTATGCCACACTTAATTCTCTAAAGCAATATAGTGTAATCTTATGTACTGTATTATCACAAGGCAAACAAATTTGGCTCATACAACACACCCTCAATCTCaggcaaataacttttaaatctaATATTTCATGTCCAGCTGTTCTGAACGCTGGACCTCAGCCCCAAGCAGCCATTGATTTATATGTGAGCAAACTTCTAATGCTGTAGTATTAGTATGATGTCATGCTGAGTCATTCTGATGATGTAACAATGCTGTTTTGCCAGGTGGGGTCCCGCCATTCTGTGCAGTTTAGTGCACTGCTGTTTGTTGTTTTGGGGTGTTCACCCAAACTGTGCGAGTTCCTAATGAGTATCCCCTTTGCTGTCCACGGTACGTTCCATTTGACTTCAAGTATACCAAATACACCTGTTGGACACAATCTAAAAAACATCCCAGGACCAACTGCACCCCCCCAGTCCAATTAAGCAAAATGTGTACTAATGCCATACATGCAGCCTTTTCTGCCCATTCACTCCCAGAAGAACACTGCTACTGTTTCTAATCTTACTACTGTTCTTTTGGACTTTGTGTTGTTATTCTTCATGGAGGTCCATAATTAACCTAACTAAATCACAGCTATACTTAGAGTTACCTGCATCATTGCAGTGAACCCAGTGTAACAAATAATTCTTGGAAATTCAAGAAAATGCCAACAACTTGCTCAAGTCACTTAATGAAACTGTTATGTTTCCTGCAGGTGGAGTCTTTTGCCTTACATACTCTATGGCagtgggtgcaggagtttcctatTTTCTGTACACAGACATAGACTCTGGTAGGAACATCTTTATTGTGGGGTTTGCTGTGTTCATGGCGTTGCTGGTCCCACGTAGGCTGGAAGCAGATCCAGGCCAATTAGCCACTGGTGAGAGATGGAGTTAAGGCTGATTCACTTGCCTTATCTTCTCCTTGGCATATAGAGTGAGAACTTGTTCTTTCTCCCAATTTCTCTGCAGGTTGGCTGATTCTTGACTTGTTTCTCTTATCCATATTGACAGTTCCAACCTTCCTTGGAGGATTACTTTCTTTTGTTCTGGAAAATACTATCACAGGTAAGGGTTGCAATTACCTAATACATAAGTTCATGAAGTTCAGCCCTtccactctatggggcaaattcactaagcgccaaagcgccttttcgttactttgcaaattcactaacgaacgctggcgtaaattcgccagtgttacttcgcacccttacgcctggcgaattttcgcaacggacgtaactacgcaaattcactaacgcgcgcattgtactgaacgctaccttttacgctagacttccttcgccacctcagaccaggcgaagcgcaatagagtagatagggattgcttcaaaaaaagttcaaattatatctaagtcccaaaaaacgctggcgttttttctatattatgggtgataggctgaaaaagatcgaaaaaaatgttggggctcccctccttcccccctacatttcctaactcatggcaacttaactatacagtgggcacatgtgtagggcaaaaaaaaaattttatttgatgttttgaaggtttcccaggcatttgtagtgattgtacgtattcctccattggaatttgaatttggcgccatatgcaaattaaccatcgctagcgtaacttcgcttcggttagcgaatcaacgctagcgcaactttgtaaccttatgctacccctgagcgcaacttcagattttagtgaatttgcggagcgttggcgaaactacgcctggcgaagcgtggtgaagttacgcctggcgcaactacgaatcttagtgaatttgcccctataagttaGCAGAATTATAAGAGTTGCACATACTAAATGTGAGTCTATTTTCAACCTCAAAATCTATGCTAAATCTGAGTATGTTATGATATTTTCTGTGTATACAGGAACCTTGTTGGAAAGAGGTCTACATTCAGGCTTCAAGTTATGGGTCCCAGCCACAGGGGAAGATACACCAAAGGCCCGTCAGGAAGAACTGGCCAAAACATACAGTCTTCCCAGTGCCCTGACTAGACACTTGCCCACTGTGTACCCTTTTAGCCAGCTCTTCCCTCCGCCTTATGTGAGTCTAGAAGGGTCTGGGGAAGTGGAAGCGGAAAAGTTACTCACAGCTAAACCTTCAATAAAAGACCCGGAACTTGGATGAATATTTGACAATTTGCCAACATTCATATAGATCCACAAATCTCCGAACTCTCTGATTGTTGGACCTGGAACCTCTCATGCTTGAGTTCTGTGCATGTTCATTGCACCTTGAGTACAGCAGAGGGCTTCATGCTGGATTACTTCAGCATTCAAGAGGTGTCAACTCCCCCCATACCCCACACCCAAAAAAGTATGTAATTTAAAGTATGTATTCTATGGTATTTGGTCCTAGAGACCTGTGCAACAAAACCAAGGGAAACTTGCAGTCTACCTCCTTGACAGTAAATGGGAAACAGTTTGGCTTACTTCTCCAGCCCATTTTGTTTTTCAATGATGCCATTGTATGcaataaaactatttatttgtTAGAAATTTGTTGTAATTCTTGCGTCTTGTTGGCATTGGGAGCTGGCAGTACATTGGATTAAATCACATTGCTCCCCAAGTGAATAATATCAGAGAGGCTTTGTAGTAAAACCTATCCAATTTGATGGCAATCTGTGTATCATATTTAATGAAAGAAAGCAGGGAAACAGGTATCATATAAAATACCTCTGTGCATAAgctccagctgctgcagaactgtTGCTCTCATCTTTCATGAAGCGATTGCCAATTGGGTTCTTCAAATCCATCCAATGGTACCTAGTGGGTGGATTCTATCTCTTGTGTCTTTACTTGGCGTGTGGGGAAACCTTAGCTTAGACCCAAATATTTTCTCCTCCAGTTATTTCCTGCCTCTTCATTCACCCTCTCTCTCTTActctattctaattttttctctcCCCTGCCTTCTCTACTTTTGCATTGGTTTCAATTCTCCCCTTCTCTTATTCTTCCCTACATGTTCACTGATTGGATTGACTGGAGGACCATGAACTTCCAGACCCTGAAGGAATTCTTCTAGTGAGCTGTTTACCAGTATAAATTTGGTGGACGATTCATCAAAGTCATATTAATCTTACTCTGTTGTGGCCCTTATCAACCAGCTAGCGAGGAGTATAACGATAGGGGAAGCAAACCCTGCAACTGCTGGAGGAAGAGAAACATTCTTATTACTAGAGTGAGGTTGGGCTCCACTGCTCTCTCAGCAAATGTCAATGACAAGTCTGTAGGGTGTGACATAGATTTTATATCAACACCTTCTACTCCTTTCATTTGTCTGTTCCTTCTTGTGTTGCTAGCTCTGCCCTGACATTCCAGCATACCCTGGGAAAATTTTACTCGAATCCAAAAATGGGGCATGCGGTGCATCTTTACAAGGAAACAATGAAATACAgttgcataactatagaggaagcagatcccacggCTGTGGGGGCCCATAATCACCCTTTATAGCTGTACaaaatcccccctccccaacCACAATTTTACCTAATCTGCGCTAGCGTGGGATATGAGCAGGCAAGTGAGTGGGAGGACAGGTGGAGGAAGGACTGGATAGGTGTGCGCAGGGCATTTTCTCCTACAGTCACTAATCCCAATGCACGCAAGCAAGTCAGCAAGTGGGCAGGGAGGGGGGTTTCGCTGGGcccctccaaagttttttttgcagggtgCCAAGCAGTGTGTCATTGCACCACTGATGAAATAGCTAGCAGGCTGCATGCTCATATGGTTAATTAGCagagcaactttgtaatatatatCTTTTGTATCTGCTTTGAGATACAGGCAATAGTTTCTGGAGCTTTCTCTCCTCTTAATTAATCACAAACCCCCCTTAAAATTCAGCTGCAGTTGGCTGTCCAGCTGCCCCTCCCATGCTGTTAACTACTGAAAGTGGTCAAGGGTGGCCTAACCTTCACACCAGGGAGTTGGATTGTCGAtggttgactatatatatatatatatatatatatatatatatatatatatatatatatatatatatatatatatatatatatatatatataagcacactcattttagaggtgattaaagtgtctttattggtaacacagcattgttatccgacgtttcggtcccacctggggacctttctcaaggatggtgTGTACAAAATGCATCAAACCTTAAACACCCTCCCCCACCAGTGTGTTTTGGAACCAACATGACGTCATCAGTCCATATACAGCTGTATAGTCTTTTTCAATCAAGTCTCTTTCGTTGCAAGTGTAGAGTGTACTTCAAATATTCACCAGTAGGTGTCAGCCCTGTGCCTCTGTGAGCTTACATTATGTGTATATACAAAAAAGTTACTTTGTTCCTTCACTGCAACAATGaaacatcaaaaattaaaaacattacttaCAGATCTTGGTGAATAACCACATTGAAATCTGATACTTTGTATATGCTTTTCCTGTAGGGCGAAAAAGATACAGTGAGACCTTTGATTACATTTAGCTAAAACCTCAATTAAGAAAACAGGTTAGTTGTAGCTGTCCGTGTAGTCCCTTAGGTATAACACAGTCAAGTTCGTGTATCCAAAATGCTTCACGTTTTAATAACAAATTATCAATATCACCACCTCTTGGTGGTTTTGGTATATGGTCAATTGGCATACACTTGAATGCTGACGGGTCATGCCTTGCCTCCTTCCAATGTTTTGCCACTGGTTGTTGTGCAATGTCTTGTTTGCTTATATCAATTTTTCTATCTGTGTCCAGTGCTGCCCTGATACTGGCTCTATGCATGTTGATTCTCTCCTTCAATTGCCTGATGGTTTTTCCACAATAGATcagtccacatggacatttgatgagcatctatatatatatatatatatatatatatatatatatatatatatatatatatatatataaatatatatatatatatatatatatatatatatatatatatatatatatatatatatatatatatatacatacatatctatatataataaaaatatgcctgggtgcaatccTCAAAAATAGATATAGACCTGAAAagaagcactcacaggtcttaatacacacacacatatatatatatatatatatatatatatatatatatatatatatatatatatatatatatatatatatatatatatataataacaagaaGAGGAACCAGCTCTCCAGATTTGTGTTTCAATGTGCTTTAtctctttatctttattttatttcatgctgcatccaacgtttcggagGATGATATACTTGATAAAGTTCCCAAGCGGGACCAAACATTGGATGCAGGATgaagtaaaataaagataaagcaCATTGAAACATGCCAACACACCTTCCTCCGTTGGAATAATAGTATACAAACTGCACACATCTATTGTCATAAATACGGTATCCTCTGGTAGGGTATCCATCTGTTTCAATATGTCCAATAGTGAGGATGTGTCAGCAATATAGGATCGCATCCCAGCACACAGGGGCTGTAAGAAACTATCCAGGAAGCACACTACATTTGAAAACAATGATCCCCGTGCCGAGATGATCGGACGACCAAGTACAGTTCTTATGTACCTTAGGTAAGGTGTAAATAATTGGAGATCTTGGAAATTTACTCACCATATACTGGTGACAACTCTCACTTATCCATCCGGCCGATCTGGCCAACTGTAAATAGGTATCCAATTTCAATTTAAACATATCAGTGGGGTCGCGAGGTAATTTCTCATACACTGCACATCAGCAAGCTGTTGTAATGTTTCCTCCCTGTAATAGGATCGGTCCAGTAATACCACCGAACCCCCTTTATCCGCAGGGCGTATTATCAATTCCTTGTCATTCCGCAATGACTCAATTGCATCTCTTTCCTGTTTAGTCAAATTAGAGAAGAATTTACCAGCCCCTTTCAGGATCCTAAAATTTTCCCTCTCTACGATCCCACAATATGTTTTAATTGATGTAGCCGTATTGGGCGGGTCAAAATTGCTCACTGGGCGAAATCTCTCCTTCTGATTCTCATTACGTTCATCTTTAAAGTGGTCATGTAATTTAAATTTATTGTAACTTATATACACCAACCTCCAATCCAAAGGCATCATTTTTAGTTACTGGTACAAATGATAGACCACGTGAGAGAAGGGAGGTTTCGCCAGAGTTCAATACATGTCTATTTAGGTTAAACACTACTGTGTTGGTTTCCTTGGTGGTCTGCCCCTGCGGTTTACCACCACCTCTCCTGATGtgcttcctttttcttctgtGGCCCCTAAAAAATGAACCTGTGTCCGACCACCCACACCAGCCTCTTCCTGTGTAACACATGGTACTGACCCCTGAGGGGTATCCAGACCCGAAGCTGGTGAATCACCCAATGGTAGAAAGATCACTCGGCTTCCTAAATCTCCTCCTAGGTCTCCTATCAGTATCAGACCTCCCAATCAGCCAACCATAGACCCTTCGGTCCTTATAGCCCTGATTAACTTTAATTATCTTAGcttgtttaaatataattaactCCTGGTAATATTGTTGAATACTACTTTCAAGTTTATGTAGCCAGTTCACAGCATGAGATCAAGGGAGCATTTATTTAGTATGCCGCCTCACCTGCTACAGAACTTTGCATTAGAACGACCCACAGTAGGCAGCTTTCTGATTCTAAAGCCCCTCAGAATCTTACGCTGACGATAATAGTCAAATAAAGACCATGCAAGTTGAAATCCACCTCCCTCTTCCTGAGAGCActcaattgtttaaaaatatcatTTGGGAGCttaccaacatgttgctctacagCAGAATTTGTAAACAGGATGCGTGCAGCATCTTCCTGTGTAAAAGCAAACTCTCGCGTCACATCAACATCAAACGAGGTAGCTCTCGATCCGTCCTCCATTGGTGCCCGTCTCACGATCTCTCTGAGCACTGTGTGTCCCGACTTCCGTTCACCGCACGGGGCCTCAATCAGTGTTCAGCAGCACATTGTACTGCCAGGCattcacagtgtcggactgggacaccaagggctcaccaaaaacattagaccaggggcccaccaaaagtttttagaccaggggcccaccctcagtactattattttcctctcctcactctacctactctcctagtctcttttctttacatactataatctattattccacctatttagccactttgttctcatagaaatagggaatggccatgaaataggccaaaagtttagcagcatgagggcccactgacacctgggcccaccgggagttttcctggtatccctgtgggccagtctgacactaggCATTCACGATCACTTGTTTCAATAATACGTTTGGGGTGCACGATCAAGACCCACCGGTCTCATATAACTCCAGCTATAACGGCACTCACCATTCCAAAAACATCAcggccgggtgctaaccaaaaaatGAGTACAGTCCCAAtgtgaaagcactcacagcaaattGCATCAATATAGAATGACAAAAGTTTATTCCccgctcacatctacgcgtttcaaccctcaaGGGGTTGTCATCAGGATAGTGTACCCAAGTgaaacacaaacatttaaaacTTAATAACCCAATCAGTGTCGTGCATATGTGCTTACATCATTATCCAATTATGTTAACCCTTGAATTCACAGTCAATATGCAAATGTTTCTAAATTCAACCGCCATGTTAACCCACTAACTTGACATACACTTCTCAGAAAAAGGGCCAATACCTATCCATCAAGGACATAAATGTCCACTTATTCagcaaatttaatatataaatctcCCTCATCGGGTATACTCCACCAATTTGTATTAAAGCATATCAGCTACACATGCTTCCTGAAATAAGAAGTTCATTACCATCCTATTAATTTTATCACTCATTCCTATCGGCGGTATAAGCGCTGCTCGGAGTGTATCATCAATTAATATATCCCTCACACTTTTACTTAAAAGactagatataaataaataaatacaaaaaacaccCCATCTTTAAAGTGCAAGGTGCATAGCTCAATATAATGTTCATCCATAAGGTGCCTTACGTAGTATGTTCCATATAGATTACCATGTGCAAGTTCTAAAACTCATTAATCATATAATGTCCTGTGGTGTGTAAAAGTTTAATTCATATCGTGAGGAGAAAAATtgttaaaaaccattaaaataaataaatcttaacTATACTCAGAGAGATCCAAATCAAATCCATTACAGTCACCAAATTCATCAATCATAGAGGTTAGTCCCGGATAGTAAAATCCATTGCAACTGCTGGGGGACATCAATTTGGGTCATTACAAGATAATGActagggatgggctaatttgaCCCGTTCCCTAATAATAACAAGAAGAGGAACAACCACTCCAGATTTGTGTTTCAATGTGCTTCATCTTTATTTTACTGCATGCTGCATCCAACGTTTCAGAGGATGAtattcttgataaaggtcccaagcgGGACCAAACGTTGGACGCAGCATgaagtaaaataaagataaagcaCATTGAAACACAAATCTGGAGTGCTTGATTATATACACATCTATTAACCATGCACCCAGGAAGCAAGGAGTAACAGTGCGGACTCTCTCTGACTCTCTATACATACGCCAACTTCTATATTAGGACTAAACACCACAAGCGTCTGGAATGTTAGATCCGGCCTGATGCCTGCGTTTGGCACAGAGCGCCGGATCCGGCACAAATGCAGAGAAATTGTCCGTGTAGGACTACACTGATTTCTCTGCGTTTGTGCCGGATCCGATATGCtgtgccaaaacgcaggcgtcagtCTGATGtaacggaaaacaaggtaagcaacaggaacattGGATGGTgttgctgcgtctgcatccgacagtcgtgttgcgtcgaaTGAACTCTGCGACACCATGCAACATTTGTATCTCTTACCTTGACTTCCCCCcaccctaagggtaaggacacactggacgatttgtcgccaacgttttaaaaaagtaaatcgcggcgacaagacgatcgtcttttttgaacagatgattcacagcgactataggcacagagcgatttgtatcccattactctgtgcggtacgtgctccacccaaaccggaaacggtttgtgcttcccgctgtaacctggcgtctttacgtgcttgcgttcttgcgtcattgcgttcgcattgtaatttgaatacaattgctgctacttatctgtatgtgtgtgcgtgtctaggagatttcagtgcttttctaagtacatgctattccTGATAAATctctcggaaaagggtctcagtgcgttttggagctacaggggATTCACAAACGcactgtgggcacaggagctggcgtctttcatttggttttgttcagagacaaaacga
The Xenopus laevis strain J_2021 chromosome 9_10S, Xenopus_laevis_v10.1, whole genome shotgun sequence DNA segment above includes these coding regions:
- the slc23a3.S gene encoding solute carrier family 23 member 3 isoform X2 yields the protein MVQASLLCTCHYFLLQVRPLAPQEQSRLLANSLFACGIATSLQSSLGTRLPLVQAPTFELLIPALILNKHPPENETSKNDTQGSLFCKGNGCEKLQRGIQPVREVSGALVISGGLQAFFGVSGLCGWILQNCGPVILASTLSIIGLSCYKPAALFCSTNWAISLLLISLTAFLSQTLRSCHLPVCTWKRKEGVIKKYVPIFRMLSIFMPVTCIIIASKILEHIGELPAFPVAVRLEHNGSMLAEDGTQDSYFNLGENKTQLSPWFQVPSIGAWGWPEFSLQTLSVGIAMALTSTISSMGCYVLCARILCCPTIPHHASNRGISIEGVGNVLSGLLGSVCGAGSSIPNAGLVGHTQVGSRHSVQFSALLFVVLGCSPKLCEFLMSIPFAVHGGVFCLTYSMAVGAGVSYFLYTDIDSGRNIFIVGFAVFMALLVPRRLEADPGQLATGWLILDLFLLSILTVPTFLGGLLSFVLENTITGTLLERGLHSGFKLWVPATGEDTPKARQEELAKTYSLPSALTRHLPTVYPFSQLFPPPYVSLEGSGEVEAEKLLTAKPSIKDPELG
- the slc23a3.S gene encoding solute carrier family 23 member 3 isoform X1; protein product: MSMICCGTRTSRIPSYRLHHSPPWLLSFFFAIQHLMVQASLLCTCHYFLLQVRPLAPQEQSRLLANSLFACGIATSLQSSLGTRLPLVQAPTFELLIPALILNKHPPENETSKNDTQGSLFCKGNGCEKLQRGIQPVREVSGALVISGGLQAFFGVSGLCGWILQNCGPVILASTLSIIGLSCYKPAALFCSTNWAISLLLISLTAFLSQTLRSCHLPVCTWKRKEGVIKKYVPIFRMLSIFMPVTCIIIASKILEHIGELPAFPVAVRLEHNGSMLAEDGTQDSYFNLGENKTQLSPWFQVPSIGAWGWPEFSLQTLSVGIAMALTSTISSMGCYVLCARILCCPTIPHHASNRGISIEGVGNVLSGLLGSVCGAGSSIPNAGLVGHTQVGSRHSVQFSALLFVVLGCSPKLCEFLMSIPFAVHGGVFCLTYSMAVGAGVSYFLYTDIDSGRNIFIVGFAVFMALLVPRRLEADPGQLATGWLILDLFLLSILTVPTFLGGLLSFVLENTITGTLLERGLHSGFKLWVPATGEDTPKARQEELAKTYSLPSALTRHLPTVYPFSQLFPPPYVSLEGSGEVEAEKLLTAKPSIKDPELG